GCATTAAATATTTGGCTATACCAGTACATGATACTTTGTTACCTCATTTTCGTCAGCGCTTGGATCGCTTACGGCGGACAAAAATGGGCTAAATGGTCGGTACTAGGGTCGGCGCTCATTGTCTTCATTACATGGTTTCAAGTGCAAGTAAGCGTCATGCTTAATGAGTGGTATGGCACCTTCTATGATCTCATTCAAAAGGCGTTAGCGGAGCCAAACAGTATTCCACTGTCGAGCTATTACGCTCAATTATCCACTGTAGCTGTCATCATCATGGTCGCAATCACAGTATCTGTTCTTAGTAATTTTTTCATCAGCCACTATGTTTTCCGCTGGCGCACAGCAATGACGAGCTATTACACATCAAAGTGGGATCAAGTTCGACACATAGAAGGTGCATCACAACGTATCCAAGAAGACACCATGCGATTCGCTTCAATTGTCGAAGGCTTAGGTGTCAGTCTACTAAGATCCGTCATGACTCTGATTGCCTTTCTCCCTATTTTGTGGGGGCTTTCTGGCTACGTAAAGGAACTTCCTCTGATTGGTGAAGTACCTCAAGCCTTGGTGTTTACCGCCATCGTTTGGTCAATTATCGGCACATTACTACTCGCATTAGCTGGTATAAAGCTGCCTGGATTAGAGTTTAAAAATCAGCGTGTCGAAGCCGCTTACCGAAAGGAATTAGTATACGGGGAAGATCATGTAGATCGTGCAACTCCCATCACTCTTGACGAGCTGTTTGCTAACGTGCGTAAAAACTACTTCCGCTTATACACTAATTATCTGTATTTCAATGTGGTTCGTTATGGCTATTTGAATGTTGGTCAATTCGTCCCTTTAATTGTATTAGCCCCATCCATTGTTGCTGGTGCCTTTACATTAGGTGTAATGCAACGAGTATTAAACGCCTTTAATCAGGTAGAGAACTCCTTTCAATACTTGATCAACTCTTGGACCACTATCGTAGAACTACTCTCCATTTACAAACGTTTAAAAGCCTTCGAATCAGTCATTGATAATGAGCCATTGCCAGATGAAGACAGCCGTTATATCGAGACGACCAACAAACACACTGACTAACGTTTAAAATATAAAAAAGCCCAGCAGAATAGGATTCTGCTGGGCTTTTTTTGTTACAAACTATGCGCAATAGTAACTTACATCAAACGTTAATATTGATATTTTGACCAAGATTATCCGTTGTTGTATGTGATCCGCTGCTCGCAGCCGGTGTCACATTTTTGGTTGCTTCTTCTAACAACGCAAGGTCCTGATCAGCTTTTTGTTGCTGAGCTACTTTCGCTAAGCTCGCACTGTAGGCTTCACTTGCATAATCCATTGCAGGACTACTCATACCATTGATACTAGGCATTTTTCCCCCTATTTATTCACTATCATGAACTTAACAATATAGTTTTCGAAAAATCGCTCAATGCCAAAAAGCATCAATTACATTAAGTATAGACGCACTTTGATCAATTTACGAACACCTTTTTTTACGCTTAGATCTACGTTTTGATATCATCAGTCATTACAAAGCGGTCCCAGTATTGGCTCACTAAGATCTGACTATCGACTAATGCATCGTCTTGAATCACGCGACCTTGCTGCTGCAAGCTCAATCGGTGCGTACGAGACCGATACAGAGTGTAATTATCGATCATTTTTTCTGCCTGATCCGCGTCGAGCAAACCGACAAAAGCAACAGCCTCTAATTGGCGAACATTATCTGAAAAGCGCATTAACTCTGGGTATTTGTATGACCACGCTAACACAAAGTATTGCACCATAAACTCAATATCTATGATGCCACCAGCGCCTTGCTTTAGATCGAAACCTTTTTCTTTACCGCCGGTATCAAGGTGAGCACGCATTTTTTCGCGCATTTTGATGACTTCAGCCTTTAATACTTTACGATCGCGAACCGAAGCAAGAATCGCCTTACGGCAATCTTCAAATTTAGCAAGCAAGTTGGGCTCGCCAGCCAAACCTCGCGCACGAGTCAGTGCTTGATGCTCCCAAACCCACGCTTCTTTTTGCTGATAATCCTTAAAAGCATCTAGACTGGACACCAACAAACCGGAGTTCCCAGAAGGCCGAAGACGCATGTCCACTTCATACAAACGACCAACTGCCGTAAAGCTGGTAATCATATGGATCAAACGCTGACCAAGACGTGTATAAAAAGTTAAATTATCGATACTACGATTGCCATCCGTACTACCTGACGCCTGCGCATCATGGATAAACACTAAATCCAAATCGGAATCATAACCCAATTCCCAACCACCTGACTTCCCATAGCCAATAATGGCCAATTGAGGAGTATGAGCGGCTTCTCCTTGACTCACTGGAAAGCCATGTTTTTTGGTCAAATAGTGCCAAGACTGTTGAAGTACTTGCTCTAATAATACTTCGGCCAACCAAGTTAAGTGATCACTCACTTTCATCACCGGCAATATCTCAGTGATGTCACACGCTGCAATACGTAAAATAATAGAACGTCGAAAACGGCGCATGGCGTCCATTTGCGCTTCTTCGTCGTCTTCCGGTAAACGCAATAGCATTTGCTGAAGTTCTTCCACCAGCATGCCTTTGTCTGGCGGAGAGAATAACGTATTGGCATCCAATAATTCGTCTAGTAAAGCGGGTGTTGTTGAAATTGCCTCAGTAAACCACACACTTTCCCGACATAAGCGAATAAGATGCATCAATGCGGTGTGGTTTTCACACAATAAAACTAGATACGCAGTGCGGCGCAGCACCGCTTCCAAAATAGGAAACACTCGCTCTAGCACTAAATCTGGATTCGCTTCCTCAGTCAGTTTAAACATGAGTGCGGCCAAGAAAACTGCTAGACGTTCTTGTCCTATCGGTTGCATAAAGACCACGTTACGCGAGCTAAGCAATTGAGTGATGCGCGTAATGCTCGCCTCTTTATCTTGCCAAGCAATCAATTCAATTGCGTCCAGTATTGCTTCTCTATCTTCTGGTCGCTTGATCAGCAGCCGCCATGTTTTCTGGCTGTCTACTTCTTCACTACTCTCTTCGCCATCATCAATTAATGCCACGAAAGAGCGATGCACGTTTTTACGCACTTCCCACAAACGCGTATCCAATTCCTGCCAAGAAGCAAAACCAACTATCAAGGCAATGCGTGTACGCGACATTTCATCTTTTGGTAATAACTGGGTTTGCTCATCGTTTACGGCTTGCAGAGCATGTTCCGTTCGTCGTAATAATAAATAGGCTTCACGTAATTCATCGACCTTTTGGGCAGATAAATAATCTTGCTTAACAAGATAAGGCAACACCTTCAATAGAGCCGGTGTCTGCAAGCCTTGATCTCGACCGCCATGCAATATCTGCAATGCTTGAGCGATAAACTCTACTTCACGAATCCCCCCTTCGCCCAGCTTAATATTATGTTCTATGTCTTTACGACGAACCTCTTTGGCGATCATCTGCTTAAGGTCACGTAGCGCGCCTATCGCTCCAAAGTCCAGGTACTTACGGTAGACAAAGGGCTTGCGCAAGGCTTCAAATTCACGAATATCCAACGCATTACCCGACATGACTCGCGCCTTGATCATGGCGTATCGCTCCCAGTCTCGGCCTTGATCTTGATAGTAATTTTCGAGTGAATCCATGTTCAACACTAAAGCGCCAGATTGACCGAAAGGCCGTAAACGCATGTCTACGCGAAAGACAAATCCATCGGCGGTCACTTGATCTAAATGCTGAATCAGTTTTTGACCTAATTTTGTGAAATATTCCTGATTGGACAGACTTTTTTTACCACCTTGCGTATCACCATGGTCTCGAAAAGCGAAGATCAAATCGATATCGGACGATAGGTTAAGCTCATTTCCTCCCAACTTTCCCATTCCAATCACAATCATCGACTGAGGAAGACCATTACAATCCAACGCCTGACCATACAAGGAAAGATACTGTTGCTCTGACCAACCTAGACTCGCATTAACACAAGCATCGGCTAATCCGCTCAAACGATGCGTCAGCTCGTGCAATGAAAGGCGTTGTTGAATATCTAAAGCAATCAGGCGAACCATCCACCACTGTCGATACAAACGCAGGCGCTTCACAAAACTGACTTCGTCCAGATGCTCTTGAGGTATATTTGGGCACGCTGCCGATTCATAAGAGAAAAGCGCCTCACCTGACATTAATGCCTCTTTAGACGGTCGCTCAGGCAAACGGTCCAGCACCAATACATCATCTAACCAATGCGGAAAACGCATGAATTGATGATGTAAATAATCACTTAACACCCACAATGGCTCTAATTGGGCAATTTGATCTTTATGTAGCCGATCAAGGCTTTGTCTTTGTCTGGCCTCTTGCACTTGCTCTAATAACAAAGAACGTTGCTTAGATTGTTCACAGAAAAGTGTGTAGTTTGGATTCAAATTCGGTGGTGTCAAAGAAGCCTTCCTTTACAAAAAAATATCTGCTTATTTTTCGAACAAAACTGTTTATTCAATACGAAAAAGCTAAAACGCCTGTCTATTTAACCATTGCCCAACCCGTAGCATCGCCAAACCAACGGATTTCATACCGGCTAACGACCCCAACAGCAATGACTCTTCTTCCAGTAAGCGCTGCTCTAATTCGTTATCTAAAGAATCGAGTATATGAGCCATTTCTCTTGGTAAACACACTTTCAACTGAGACATCGAATGACGCAATGGCTGCATCAGTGCCTCATCTTTCATGAAATACATCGCTTCCCAATACACTAGCCACATTTCAAACCAATACGCGGCTAATTCTATTTCATTCGTTGTATTGAGTGGCTTTTTAGGGAATTCGATTTGTCCATATTTCAATCGAACGCCCTTTTGAGCTTTTGAGACAATACTAACCTGCACTGGAACATGCTCGGCTAATTGCAAAGCAAAATCATACAACCCCACTTCACTACCGTCTTTTAACTCTAGTTCCAACTCACAAATCGAGTCCTCACCATAAGGCGACGTCACCAGCCCTTGGTCGCACACCACTTCCATCTTGGTTTCTGAAGCAACAATATTCCACACTTGTCGTTCAAAATCCGTTCGGTAAACCTCAATCAGCTTACTGCCCCATGACATATTTTGTAATGATTCTGGTAGTGGAACCTCTTTTAATAAGGATAAATCCAACTGATCATTAGGCAAAAACCACTCCCACTCCCCACGAGCATGCATACCAACACGACTACTCCCGCGGGTTTTTACTGTCTGGATAAATTGATCATTAACGGCACGAATACGCAGCGCCATTCCGGCTTGCATTAAACTCGCCTCTTCGGTATCAAAGTACGCGTTCATTAACGTCAGAGTTGGCTGACGGGATTGCCCATCCGTATCAGAAAGCCTACAAATCCCATCAAGAAAGTCACTTGCGGACTTGAGATACTCAGACTGAACCATTAACTTAAGTTCTAGCTCGGTAGCCATAATATAAAAACCTCAACAACCTTGCCGTTGAATAAACAACAAAGAAAAATAATGTGCGCAGAAGTGTACCAGATGCCTAGCTTACGGTAGTAATATTAGACAATAACTACAAGGAGCATCATTATGCCCGCACTTCCCTCTCTTATTAGTATGATGTCGCAACTTATTGCGTCGCCATCTATCAGTTGTAGTCAAGCACACTGGGATCAGTCAAATAAAGGCGTGATTCAATTGCTTGAAAGCTGGTTAAGCTCGCAAGGTTTCCAGTGTGAAATCATGCCATTGCCACACCAGCCTGATAAGTTCAACTTGATAGCCACACTCGGCAGTGGCGATGGTGGTTTGGTGCTTGCTGGGCATACCGATACGGTTCCCTATGATGAAGGCCGCTGGCAGTCTGACCCTTTTTCATTAGAAGAAAGAGACCAAAAACTGTATGGCCTTGGCAGCTGTGACATGAAAGGCTTTTTCGCTATTGTGTTAGATACGGTACAAGCAATGCAGCTTTCTAACCTCAAACAGCCGCTTATTATTTTGGCGACCGCTGACGAAGAAAGCTCAATGTCTGGTGCTCGCGCTCTAGTAGAACGAGGTTCGTTAAAGGCGAGATACGCCTTGATCGGCGAACCCACCTCATTAACACCCATTTATGCCCACAAAGGCATTATGATGGAACGCATCCAAATAACAGGGCAAGCGGGGCATTCTTCTAATCCCTCTTTAGGAAACAACGCATTGGATGCCATGCATGAGGTGATGTCTGAACTCATGATATTTCGTCAGCAGCTCAAAAAAGACTATCGCGACGCCAGTTTTGTCATCGATTACCCCACCATGAACTTCGGTTGCCTTCACGGCGGCGACAACCCCAACCGAATTTGCGGCCGTTGTGAACTGGAATTTGACTTAAGA
This genomic stretch from Marinomonas primoryensis harbors:
- the argE gene encoding acetylornithine deacetylase, which translates into the protein MPALPSLISMMSQLIASPSISCSQAHWDQSNKGVIQLLESWLSSQGFQCEIMPLPHQPDKFNLIATLGSGDGGLVLAGHTDTVPYDEGRWQSDPFSLEERDQKLYGLGSCDMKGFFAIVLDTVQAMQLSNLKQPLIILATADEESSMSGARALVERGSLKARYALIGEPTSLTPIYAHKGIMMERIQITGQAGHSSNPSLGNNALDAMHEVMSELMIFRQQLKKDYRDASFVIDYPTMNFGCLHGGDNPNRICGRCELEFDLRALPGMSNQALMAEIAQLLPRIEEKTGTKIQLNSLFPDVPSFYTPIESDIIKACEALTKRQASTVAFATEGSFLNQMGMETLILGPGSIDQAHQPNEFMALDQIQPMQQVIRGLIERFCLQPNKQENEEQRA
- a CDS encoding CYTH domain-containing protein produces the protein MATELELKLMVQSEYLKSASDFLDGICRLSDTDGQSRQPTLTLMNAYFDTEEASLMQAGMALRIRAVNDQFIQTVKTRGSSRVGMHARGEWEWFLPNDQLDLSLLKEVPLPESLQNMSWGSKLIEVYRTDFERQVWNIVASETKMEVVCDQGLVTSPYGEDSICELELELKDGSEVGLYDFALQLAEHVPVQVSIVSKAQKGVRLKYGQIEFPKKPLNTTNEIELAAYWFEMWLVYWEAMYFMKDEALMQPLRHSMSQLKVCLPREMAHILDSLDNELEQRLLEEESLLLGSLAGMKSVGLAMLRVGQWLNRQAF
- the glnE gene encoding bifunctional [glutamate--ammonia ligase]-adenylyl-L-tyrosine phosphorylase/[glutamate--ammonia-ligase] adenylyltransferase; amino-acid sequence: MTPPNLNPNYTLFCEQSKQRSLLLEQVQEARQRQSLDRLHKDQIAQLEPLWVLSDYLHHQFMRFPHWLDDVLVLDRLPERPSKEALMSGEALFSYESAACPNIPQEHLDEVSFVKRLRLYRQWWMVRLIALDIQQRLSLHELTHRLSGLADACVNASLGWSEQQYLSLYGQALDCNGLPQSMIVIGMGKLGGNELNLSSDIDLIFAFRDHGDTQGGKKSLSNQEYFTKLGQKLIQHLDQVTADGFVFRVDMRLRPFGQSGALVLNMDSLENYYQDQGRDWERYAMIKARVMSGNALDIREFEALRKPFVYRKYLDFGAIGALRDLKQMIAKEVRRKDIEHNIKLGEGGIREVEFIAQALQILHGGRDQGLQTPALLKVLPYLVKQDYLSAQKVDELREAYLLLRRTEHALQAVNDEQTQLLPKDEMSRTRIALIVGFASWQELDTRLWEVRKNVHRSFVALIDDGEESSEEVDSQKTWRLLIKRPEDREAILDAIELIAWQDKEASITRITQLLSSRNVVFMQPIGQERLAVFLAALMFKLTEEANPDLVLERVFPILEAVLRRTAYLVLLCENHTALMHLIRLCRESVWFTEAISTTPALLDELLDANTLFSPPDKGMLVEELQQMLLRLPEDDEEAQMDAMRRFRRSIILRIAACDITEILPVMKVSDHLTWLAEVLLEQVLQQSWHYLTKKHGFPVSQGEAAHTPQLAIIGYGKSGGWELGYDSDLDLVFIHDAQASGSTDGNRSIDNLTFYTRLGQRLIHMITSFTAVGRLYEVDMRLRPSGNSGLLVSSLDAFKDYQQKEAWVWEHQALTRARGLAGEPNLLAKFEDCRKAILASVRDRKVLKAEVIKMREKMRAHLDTGGKEKGFDLKQGAGGIIDIEFMVQYFVLAWSYKYPELMRFSDNVRQLEAVAFVGLLDADQAEKMIDNYTLYRSRTHRLSLQQQGRVIQDDALVDSQILVSQYWDRFVMTDDIKT
- the sbmA gene encoding peptide antibiotic transporter SbmA gives rise to the protein MFQSFFPNPKLFFLSFVLWALACVLGWYFIVQDFGASLSLGSLFGIYFPEALAEGADAAAQAAFQSAQKTALNIWLYQYMILCYLIFVSAWIAYGGQKWAKWSVLGSALIVFITWFQVQVSVMLNEWYGTFYDLIQKALAEPNSIPLSSYYAQLSTVAVIIMVAITVSVLSNFFISHYVFRWRTAMTSYYTSKWDQVRHIEGASQRIQEDTMRFASIVEGLGVSLLRSVMTLIAFLPILWGLSGYVKELPLIGEVPQALVFTAIVWSIIGTLLLALAGIKLPGLEFKNQRVEAAYRKELVYGEDHVDRATPITLDELFANVRKNYFRLYTNYLYFNVVRYGYLNVGQFVPLIVLAPSIVAGAFTLGVMQRVLNAFNQVENSFQYLINSWTTIVELLSIYKRLKAFESVIDNEPLPDEDSRYIETTNKHTD